A window of the Thermodesulfobacteriota bacterium genome harbors these coding sequences:
- a CDS encoding MerR family transcriptional regulator gives MAVQSNDPIYPISVAAKLLGVHPRTIRIYEDEGLIKPARLGQKRYFSNDDVEWIRCIRHLIHDQGISIPGIKKLLELTPCWEIKDCPTEKRESCSAYVDRSIPCWQRACTACRREAKACEHCEIYRKAAQETQGVAAARKAVAARA, from the coding sequence ATGGCTGTCCAGAGCAACGATCCCATCTACCCGATCAGCGTCGCCGCGAAACTCCTGGGCGTCCACCCCCGTACCATCCGCATCTACGAGGACGAAGGTCTGATCAAGCCGGCCCGCCTCGGCCAGAAGCGTTACTTCTCCAACGACGACGTGGAATGGATCCGGTGCATCCGTCATCTCATCCACGATCAGGGCATCAGCATCCCGGGCATCAAGAAGCTTCTGGAGCTGACCCCCTGCTGGGAGATCAAGGACTGCCCCACCGAGAAGCGCGAGAGCTGCTCCGCCTATGTGGACCGCTCCATCCCCTGCTGGCAACGGGCCTGCACCGCCTGCCGCCGGGAGGCCAAGGCGTGCGAGCACTGCGAGATCTACCGCAAAGCGGCGCAGGAGACCCAGGGTGTCGCCGCCGCCCGCAAGGCCGTCGCCGCCCGGGCCTGA
- a CDS encoding nitrous oxide reductase accessory protein NosL: MDMVRRLHGIFLGILGALVSIGMAAAEPALAPERARCPVCGMFVAKYPVWQAQVRHRDGSVAYFDGVKDMAVYLGEPGRYGDKTGGQPLEIWVKDYYTLAWVDGRLAWYVLGSDTLGPMGHELIPFGTRAAAESFRADHKGKRVLGFAEITPELVESLRAGQ; encoded by the coding sequence ATGGACATGGTGCGGCGGCTGCATGGCATCTTCCTTGGGATTCTGGGGGCTCTTGTCTCCATCGGCATGGCTGCCGCCGAGCCGGCCCTGGCGCCGGAAAGGGCCAGGTGTCCGGTCTGCGGCATGTTCGTGGCCAAGTATCCGGTCTGGCAGGCCCAGGTTCGCCACAGGGACGGCTCGGTGGCCTACTTTGACGGGGTGAAGGATATGGCCGTCTATCTCGGGGAGCCTGGCCGGTATGGCGACAAGACCGGCGGCCAGCCCCTGGAGATCTGGGTCAAGGATTATTACACCCTGGCGTGGGTGGACGGCCGCCTGGCCTGGTATGTGCTGGGCAGCGACACCCTGGGGCCCATGGGCCACGAGCTCATTCCCTTCGGGACACGGGCGGCGGCGGAGAGCTTCCGGGCCGATCACAAGGGCAAGCGCGTGCTGGGCTTTGCCGAGATCACGCCGGAGCTGGTGGAGTCCCTGCGGGCCGGGCAATAG
- a CDS encoding phosphate/phosphite/phosphonate ABC transporter substrate-binding protein, translating to MRQAAVLLSVLVAVLLAGPGRPAPAIAQDASRPLVIGLLPELNVFAQMERFRPLAAYLGPRLGRPVQLTMLSRYGNIIDRLRDGEVDGAFLGSFTGALAIAQLHVEPLARPVNLDGTSTYTGLLFVRRASGIHSIADMKGKSLALVERATTAGYVFPLAFVRSQGIPSLEDHFREIFFAGSHDAAIQAVLDGRADVGAAKNTIFQRLRLAAPALDERLTVLAESAPVPSNGLCVKPEVPAADKSRLKSLLLGLDMDPDGRETLAALGALRFLATSADDYQPVRQLTHEAGLRLADYQYHNE from the coding sequence ATGAGACAAGCCGCGGTGCTCCTGTCTGTCCTTGTCGCCGTCCTGCTGGCCGGGCCGGGGCGTCCGGCGCCGGCCATCGCCCAGGATGCCAGCCGGCCCTTGGTGATCGGGCTTCTGCCCGAGCTCAATGTCTTCGCGCAGATGGAGCGGTTCCGGCCCCTGGCTGCCTACCTGGGGCCACGCCTGGGCCGACCGGTGCAGCTCACCATGCTCAGCCGCTACGGCAACATCATTGACCGGCTCCGGGACGGGGAGGTGGACGGTGCCTTCCTGGGCTCCTTCACTGGCGCCCTGGCTATTGCTCAGCTCCATGTGGAGCCCCTGGCCCGACCGGTGAATCTGGACGGCACCTCCACGTACACCGGTCTCCTCTTCGTTCGCCGGGCCAGCGGCATCCATTCCATTGCCGACATGAAGGGCAAGAGCCTGGCCCTGGTGGAGCGGGCCACCACGGCCGGCTATGTCTTCCCGCTGGCCTTCGTGCGCTCCCAGGGCATCCCCAGCCTGGAGGATCACTTCCGGGAAATCTTCTTTGCCGGCAGCCATGACGCGGCCATCCAGGCGGTCCTGGACGGCCGGGCCGACGTGGGGGCCGCCAAGAATACCATCTTCCAGCGCCTGCGGCTCGCCGCTCCAGCCCTGGACGAGCGGCTGACCGTCCTGGCCGAATCGGCACCCGTGCCCTCCAACGGCCTGTGCGTCAAGCCCGAGGTGCCCGCTGCCGACAAGAGCCGTCTGAAGTCCCTGCTCCTGGGCCTGGACATGGATCCGGACGGCCGCGAGACGCTGGCGGCTCTGGGAGCGCTGCGCTTCCTGGCCACCAGCGCCGACGACTACCAGCCGGTGCGCCAGCTGACCCATGAGGCTGGCCTCCGGCTTGCGGACTACCAGTACCACAACGAATGA